In a single window of the Caproicibacterium sp. BJN0003 genome:
- a CDS encoding GH25 family lysozyme — MRGIDTSEHNGRITRDVLQNVDFVIIRLGFGSDIQSQDDSEFENTVALCEQMGKPWGAYLYGYALNDNDARSEVAHARRILAGRVPPMGVWYDMEDADGYKRNNGFPSNDQLQSICDIFCSAMEADGNYSGIYASQSWIDGCLAGGRLDRYDKWIAQWADHCTSPASHHLWQFTDCLNICGRNFDGNESDKCPLWEGAPSPAPQQSEASAEQPSGNAHGIGEDVVFSTCYTSSTAPNSKAILAEDMLKNHGVITYIAEGAANPYLLDNGMCWVNDGDIREQYSDSSAPAAAIGIGDNVKVQSGACDYDGNNLADFVYQTTYNILELSGDRAVIGIGGDVTAAVNINNLYRA, encoded by the coding sequence ATGAGAGGAATTGACACAAGCGAGCACAATGGGAGAATCACCCGTGATGTGCTGCAAAATGTGGACTTTGTAATAATCAGACTCGGGTTTGGATCTGATATCCAGTCGCAGGACGACAGCGAATTTGAAAATACCGTTGCACTTTGCGAACAAATGGGAAAGCCCTGGGGCGCTTATCTTTACGGATATGCCCTCAACGATAACGACGCCCGAAGTGAGGTAGCTCATGCCCGTCGGATTTTGGCCGGCAGAGTCCCGCCTATGGGTGTTTGGTACGACATGGAGGATGCGGACGGATATAAACGCAACAACGGATTTCCGTCTAATGATCAGCTGCAGTCCATCTGTGATATCTTCTGCAGTGCCATGGAGGCAGATGGAAACTATTCCGGTATTTATGCAAGCCAGTCTTGGATCGATGGCTGTCTTGCCGGCGGCCGGCTTGATCGTTACGACAAGTGGATTGCACAGTGGGCTGACCACTGCACCAGCCCCGCATCTCATCACCTTTGGCAATTTACGGATTGCCTTAACATTTGCGGTCGAAACTTCGACGGCAACGAATCGGACAAGTGTCCTCTTTGGGAAGGCGCTCCCTCTCCTGCCCCGCAGCAGTCGGAGGCATCGGCGGAACAGCCGTCCGGTAATGCACACGGCATCGGTGAGGACGTTGTGTTTTCTACCTGCTATACGTCCAGCACCGCACCAAACAGCAAAGCAATTCTAGCAGAAGATATGCTCAAAAATCATGGCGTCATTACATACATCGCAGAAGGCGCCGCAAACCCATACCTTTTGGACAACGGGATGTGCTGGGTAAACGATGGAGATATCCGCGAACAGTATAGTGACAGCTCTGCTCCTGCAGCTGCTATCGGAATAGGTGACAACGTCAAGGTACAATCCGGCGCTTGCGATTATGACGGAAACAACCTTGCAGACTTTGTGTACCAGACCACCTACAACATTCTAGAACTTTCCGGCGACCGCGCAGTTATTGGCATTGGCGGAGATGTCACGGCCGCTGTAAACATCAACAATCTTTATAGAGCATGA